The Acidobacteriota bacterium genome contains a region encoding:
- a CDS encoding TraR/DksA family transcriptional regulator produces MDRRKLEQFQKKLLQKQQELTQAVARNEQDGRAADEEATQDIADKATNSYTKEFLFHQSNADRTQLQLVNDALARIREGSFGECIACGEELNLKRLEAVPWAGLCIACQEKMEQGVVA; encoded by the coding sequence ATGGATCGCAGAAAGCTCGAACAGTTCCAGAAAAAGCTGCTGCAAAAGCAGCAAGAGCTTACGCAAGCGGTGGCCCGCAATGAGCAGGATGGCCGCGCTGCCGATGAAGAGGCGACTCAGGACATCGCCGACAAGGCCACCAACTCCTATACCAAGGAATTTCTCTTCCATCAAAGCAACGCCGACCGCACCCAACTGCAGCTCGTGAACGACGCGCTCGCGCGGATTCGGGAAGGCAGCTTTGGCGAATGCATCGCCTGCGGCGAGGAGCTCAACCTGAAGCGGCTGGAAGCGGTTCCCTGGGCCGGTCTGTGCATTGCCTGTCAGGAGAAGATGGAACAAGGCGTAGTGGCGTAA
- a CDS encoding ComF family protein, with translation MFSRRHAIAVRGPASAAPPLQAQSLIGALVCLLFPSPCKLCGRDLRHAGRLPVCATCLNEIRPPASEACGRCGHALAAPLDEGSRICLHCLAHPAEYDGAVCAAAYEGRGRELIHLLKFRGVRTAAEYWAQRLAALTSELPETPELVTPVPLGKKRQRERGFNQSSEIARRLAKKIDCRYEPHALERQRETRPQSELPLADRQRNLQHAFAADRQRVAGRSVLLVDDVLTTGATARAAAQALCAAGARRVMLATAARADLHQAAPRVKEAVA, from the coding sequence ATCTTCAGCCGCCGCCATGCCATCGCAGTCCGCGGCCCAGCCAGCGCGGCTCCGCCGCTCCAAGCGCAATCGCTCATCGGTGCGCTCGTTTGCCTGCTGTTCCCATCACCCTGTAAGTTGTGTGGTCGCGATCTGCGGCATGCCGGCCGCTTGCCGGTCTGCGCAACCTGCCTGAACGAAATCCGCCCGCCGGCGAGCGAGGCGTGTGGGCGGTGCGGTCACGCGCTGGCGGCGCCGCTGGACGAAGGCTCGCGCATCTGCCTGCATTGCCTGGCGCATCCGGCGGAGTATGACGGGGCGGTGTGCGCGGCGGCCTATGAGGGACGCGGGCGGGAGCTGATCCATCTACTGAAATTCCGTGGCGTGCGAACCGCGGCCGAATACTGGGCGCAACGCCTGGCGGCGCTGACGAGCGAATTACCGGAAACGCCCGAGCTCGTGACACCCGTTCCGCTGGGCAAAAAGCGGCAACGGGAGCGGGGTTTCAATCAAAGCAGCGAGATCGCGCGGCGGTTGGCGAAAAAAATTGACTGCCGGTATGAGCCTCATGCTCTGGAGCGGCAGCGCGAAACCCGGCCGCAATCAGAGCTGCCCCTCGCCGACCGGCAACGCAATTTGCAGCATGCCTTCGCGGCGGATCGGCAGCGGGTAGCAGGCCGAAGCGTGCTGCTGGTAGACGACGTGCTGACGACGGGGGCAACGGCGCGCGCCGCGGCGCAGGCGCTGTGCGCGGCGGGCGCACGCCGGGTCATGCTGGCCACGGCGGCGCGCGCCGACCTGCATCAGGCCGCGCCGCGGGTGAAGGAGGCCGTAGCGTGA
- a CDS encoding phosphoesterase, translated as MMDELVMAVPAAGLWERGRFQGLQVGGKAWLEYVFEPRHSRFLPRAQAESDPGWKQVIPYVILSCGEAVFCYRRGQRSTEARLRALHSVGLGGHIRHSDDSLFAAPGWAAYREALRRELREEVELGAAVASERLVGLINDDATEVGRVHIGLVHLLELAAPAVRARESKIAAGRFAPVAELRGERAPAMESWSAFCLKGWEQMQSQSGWTPEA; from the coding sequence ATGATGGATGAACTGGTAATGGCCGTGCCCGCAGCGGGGCTCTGGGAGCGCGGCCGGTTTCAGGGATTGCAGGTGGGGGGCAAGGCATGGCTGGAATATGTTTTTGAGCCCAGGCACAGCCGCTTCCTGCCGCGCGCGCAGGCAGAATCCGACCCCGGCTGGAAGCAGGTAATCCCCTACGTCATCCTCTCCTGCGGCGAGGCGGTCTTCTGTTACCGCCGAGGACAGCGGTCGACCGAGGCGCGGCTGCGCGCGCTGCATTCGGTTGGCCTGGGCGGGCATATCCGCCATAGCGATGACAGTCTGTTCGCGGCGCCCGGTTGGGCCGCCTACCGGGAGGCGCTGCGGCGCGAATTGCGGGAAGAGGTGGAGTTGGGCGCAGCCGTCGCGAGCGAGCGGCTGGTGGGCCTGATCAATGACGACGCGACCGAGGTGGGGCGGGTGCACATCGGCCTGGTGCATCTGCTCGAGCTCGCGGCACCGGCAGTGCGCGCGCGGGAGAGCAAGATCGCCGCCGGGCGGTTTGCACCCGTGGCCGAACTGCGCGGAGAACGGGCGCCGGCGATGGAGAGCTGGTCGGCGTTCTGCCTCAAGGGCTGGGAACAGATGCAGAGCCAGTCCGGTTGGACGCCGGAGGCTTAG
- a CDS encoding PaaI family thioesterase, which yields MTSAADLHARLDAIPIFKLLKLRLLETGDGTARLLAPYERAYDGIFESFHGGLLMTLADTVACIAILTRTGADERLTTTDMNIRFLAACNSDATAEARVIKLGRTLCPVEVNLYDAGRKHIAVAQVTYMRLGR from the coding sequence ATGACTTCCGCTGCGGATTTGCATGCGCGCCTTGACGCCATCCCAATTTTCAAGCTCCTGAAATTGCGGCTGCTCGAAACCGGCGACGGCACCGCCCGCCTGCTAGCCCCCTACGAGCGCGCCTACGACGGCATCTTTGAATCCTTTCACGGCGGTCTGCTGATGACTCTCGCCGACACCGTCGCCTGTATCGCCATCCTCACGCGCACCGGAGCGGACGAGCGTCTCACCACCACCGACATGAACATCCGCTTCCTGGCCGCCTGCAATTCCGACGCCACCGCCGAAGCCCGCGTCATCAAGCTCGGCCGCACGCTGTGCCCGGTCGAAGTAAACCTCTACGATGCCGGCCGCAAGCACATTGCCGTTGCCCAGGTCACCTACATGCGTCTCGGCCGCTAA
- a CDS encoding AbrB/MazE/SpoVT family DNA-binding domain-containing protein produces the protein MPAASTLPLPRSPTCVSAAKKCHNLVVMTLEPLQSKARINANGRIVLPAAMRKAIGVKPGDEVLLRVEDGEICVYTMANAVRQVQELVRPYAKGKGSMVDELIRERRREARREIQQIKAHRKAHVAGRAG, from the coding sequence ATGCCGGCCGCAAGCACATTGCCGTTGCCCAGGTCACCTACATGCGTCTCGGCCGCTAAAAAGTGTCATAATTTAGTCGTTATGACACTAGAGCCGCTGCAAAGCAAAGCCAGGATCAACGCCAACGGTCGCATCGTGCTGCCGGCAGCCATGCGGAAAGCCATCGGTGTCAAGCCCGGCGATGAGGTTCTGCTGCGGGTTGAGGATGGAGAGATTTGTGTCTACACCATGGCCAACGCGGTTCGCCAAGTCCAGGAGCTGGTCCGACCCTATGCGAAGGGCAAGGGAAGTATGGTGGACGAGTTGATTCGCGAGCGCCGGCGCGAAGCGCGGCGCGAAATCCAGCAGATCAAGGCCCACCGTAAAGCGCACGTGGCGGGCCGCGCCGGATGA
- a CDS encoding cytochrome C, with amino-acid sequence MRQHWRITTIVVVLILFGCWKLLDVGYNVGYSPEQPLPFSHKLHAGINHIPCQYCHAGVDRSRLSIMPPLNVCMGCHAVVASNTAPIQKLKAAYEANKPIQWVRVYNLPEFVYFQHRWHIAAGISCQTCHGPVQQMDQVKQEYQWTMGECLNCHRNDNLLHEVGDSGFHRDPATFHNRKANAQQDCDVCHN; translated from the coding sequence ATGAGACAACATTGGCGGATCACGACCATTGTAGTCGTGTTGATCCTGTTCGGCTGCTGGAAGCTGCTGGACGTAGGCTACAACGTGGGCTATTCGCCCGAACAGCCTCTCCCTTTCAGCCATAAGCTCCACGCCGGCATCAACCATATTCCCTGCCAGTACTGCCACGCCGGCGTCGACCGTTCGCGGTTGTCGATCATGCCGCCGCTGAACGTCTGCATGGGTTGCCACGCGGTAGTGGCCTCCAATACCGCGCCCATCCAGAAGCTGAAGGCCGCCTACGAGGCCAACAAGCCGATCCAGTGGGTCCGCGTCTACAACTTGCCCGAATTTGTCTATTTCCAGCACCGCTGGCACATCGCCGCCGGCATTTCCTGCCAGACCTGCCATGGCCCGGTGCAGCAGATGGATCAGGTCAAGCAGGAGTATCAGTGGACGATGGGCGAGTGTCTGAACTGCCATCGCAACGACAACCTGCTGCATGAAGTGGGCGATTCCGGCTTCCACCGCGATCCGGCCACGTTCCATAACCGCAAGGCCAACGCACAACAAGACTGTGACGTGTGCCATAACTAG
- a CDS encoding PIN domain-containing protein, protein MNSYVLDASALLALIQNEPGAAEVSRQLPGAAMSTVNLSESLARLRARGLNTQDAWARVARLELMLVPFGTEQARLAADLFPLTRSAGASFGDRACLALAQERGLPVLTADRAWAALDLGIEIQVIR, encoded by the coding sequence ATGAACTCTTACGTGCTGGATGCCTCGGCGCTTCTCGCTTTGATTCAGAACGAGCCGGGGGCCGCGGAAGTCTCGCGCCAGCTTCCCGGCGCAGCGATGAGCACGGTGAATCTTTCCGAGTCCCTCGCCCGCCTGCGGGCGCGCGGGCTGAACACACAAGACGCCTGGGCGAGGGTCGCTCGCCTCGAGCTCATGTTGGTCCCTTTCGGAACCGAGCAGGCTCGCCTGGCGGCAGATTTGTTTCCGTTAACCCGGTCTGCGGGAGCATCGTTCGGAGATCGTGCCTGTCTGGCGCTGGCCCAGGAGCGTGGCCTTCCGGTGCTCACGGCCGATCGCGCCTGGGCGGCTCTCGATCTCGGCATCGAGATACAGGTCATCCGCTAA
- a CDS encoding tetratricopeptide repeat protein — MAQISRRELKSDEFVSGMDAAYEFYLQHQKAILTTIVVVVVVAFLGYGLFAWRQSRNQKANALLAQALNTLHAPLTAAAPAPATVSFPDAKSRGAAAVTQFQAVVDNYGSTDAGRLAHYYLGLAELDEKTPEANKKAEADLEVASRSSDATVAAAAKHALANLAIENGDLAKAHALLLALTQQDSATMPRAVALLELADLDRTYNPKEAATYYQQLQTQYPNTSTAQLAQQQLASLKK, encoded by the coding sequence TTGGCCCAAATCAGTCGTCGCGAGCTTAAAAGTGATGAGTTCGTCAGCGGCATGGATGCCGCCTACGAGTTTTATCTCCAGCATCAAAAAGCCATTCTCACCACCATCGTTGTTGTCGTCGTGGTGGCCTTCCTTGGGTATGGCTTGTTTGCCTGGCGGCAGTCCCGCAACCAGAAGGCGAATGCCCTGCTGGCGCAGGCGCTCAACACCTTGCATGCGCCGCTGACCGCCGCGGCCCCGGCGCCGGCAACCGTCTCCTTTCCTGATGCCAAGTCTCGTGGCGCGGCTGCGGTGACGCAGTTTCAAGCCGTGGTGGACAACTATGGTTCTACAGATGCCGGAAGGCTTGCTCATTACTATCTAGGGCTGGCCGAGCTCGACGAAAAGACTCCCGAGGCCAACAAGAAGGCCGAAGCCGACCTGGAAGTCGCATCCCGATCGAGTGATGCCACGGTCGCCGCGGCAGCCAAGCACGCCTTGGCCAACCTGGCGATTGAGAATGGAGATCTGGCCAAGGCGCACGCTTTGCTGCTTGCCCTCACCCAGCAGGATTCTGCCACCATGCCCCGGGCGGTGGCGCTGCTCGAGCTTGCCGATCTCGACCGGACGTATAACCCTAAAGAAGCGGCCACCTACTACCAGCAGCTCCAGACGCAGTATCCGAACACCTCGACTGCACAACTGGCGCAGCAACAGCTCGCAAGCCTGAAAAAATAG
- a CDS encoding 4Fe-4S dicluster domain-containing protein produces the protein MSKRYWTTLWDWKDDPTVDKRRNEEFASKPQEYFEAEAKGGLQFGRRDFMKWSTGALALASTACSRKPTQQIIPYVNQPPEVMPGNPDYYATTCRECSAACGLVLTTHEGRPTKVEGNPLHPLNKGTACARGQASLFNLYDPDRLKSPVALERVHSLKGLVGSAPQVDYNLVFPTALWHEGWNLRKNIHPIQRTLKKVTWEQANQQVGRLLQRAGTRGVLLTGTIHGRARTALLADFLTVFPLRHVVYDSLNPDALVGAQQAAYGKPVVPRYFYDKAEMVVTFGDDPIGAGISRQEYSVGFGRQRKIRGSKGHFQMSRVVSFEPAMSLVGVNADSRYLVPPSQLLSVAMGLAHQLVVIDKRSSFAGNAAVAAALAAYEPGAVESAAGLPQGLLGRLAAELWRQRGKSIIVGGGIAGGTANQQDLDVAAAFLNSVLGNEGATIDGTRSPSLQAQGSNAAMLALVDDMNAGKVDTLLVCGSNPAYTLPEAAGFLDALAKVPHVVVIADRLDETAQLGDLVLPLLHGMESWGDAEPQVGLLSLQQPTINPLLDGRSLEDALIGFAYTTPAGRAKFTAPPPLPAPIPPPAPVAGGAPTAAEGTATAAGAAAAATAAPKMAAKQAPAAKGAAAPAAAAAPPPPPKTVISFYKYLKQYWQTAVYAKSNLPASFDDFWVGALRAGVFDPDPARLQPGPARTFNPAALAFGKQAAAPGAPALGTDELELALSVNCMMGDGWWANNAHLQEIPEIVSKNCWDNFFTVSPATAKRLGLEPNDKRQYVIAEVDVDGHKLQAPVFVQVGVHPKVTTIALGYGRASCGEIGTDIGHNAYTVAQIAKNNAGLIYAGARVKFRKVTGPSYLIASPQDNNYINFTEDKQTPEGEGRGPMIVREATLVQLQANPRAGNPEQEKALSLWDNGGPSEHTFPDYHWGMTIDMNACIGCSACIAACYNENNVPVVGKDQVWRGRDMAWLRIDRYLSGDFENPDVTRQPMMCQQCENAGCESVCPVIATITDAEGINVQVYNRCVGTRFCSNNCIYKVRKFNFFNYGKVRASPLELALNPMVTVRSKGVMEKCNYCVQRIHEGHYRAKERGVPVRDGDIQTACQQTCPSQAIYFGNMNDPHSKMMQARNERGYKVLEDMNYKPSTVYLTKIRNLGAEPALAQLQPGGESAAEKDSQA, from the coding sequence ATGAGTAAACGCTACTGGACAACCTTGTGGGATTGGAAGGACGATCCCACCGTCGACAAGCGGCGGAACGAAGAGTTTGCCTCCAAGCCGCAGGAGTATTTTGAGGCGGAGGCCAAGGGCGGCCTCCAATTTGGCCGCCGCGACTTCATGAAGTGGTCGACGGGCGCGCTGGCGCTGGCCTCGACCGCCTGCAGCCGCAAACCCACGCAGCAAATCATTCCCTACGTCAACCAGCCGCCCGAGGTGATGCCGGGCAATCCCGACTATTACGCTACGACCTGCCGTGAGTGCTCGGCCGCTTGTGGTCTCGTGCTCACTACGCACGAAGGCCGGCCGACCAAGGTTGAGGGCAATCCGCTGCATCCATTGAACAAAGGCACCGCCTGCGCGCGCGGGCAGGCTTCGCTGTTCAATCTCTACGATCCCGACCGCCTGAAGTCCCCGGTCGCCCTGGAGCGTGTCCACAGCCTCAAGGGGCTGGTGGGCAGCGCACCGCAGGTCGATTACAACCTGGTGTTTCCGACCGCCCTCTGGCACGAGGGTTGGAACCTGCGCAAGAATATTCATCCCATCCAGCGCACGCTGAAGAAGGTCACCTGGGAACAGGCCAACCAGCAAGTGGGCCGGCTGTTGCAGCGGGCGGGCACGCGCGGCGTGCTGCTGACCGGCACCATCCACGGGCGGGCACGCACGGCGCTGCTGGCGGATTTTCTGACCGTCTTTCCGCTGCGCCATGTGGTGTATGACTCGCTCAACCCGGATGCCCTGGTGGGCGCCCAGCAGGCGGCGTATGGCAAGCCGGTGGTACCGCGCTATTTCTACGACAAGGCGGAGATGGTCGTCACCTTCGGCGATGACCCCATCGGTGCGGGCATCTCGCGCCAGGAATATTCCGTGGGCTTTGGCCGCCAGCGCAAAATCCGCGGCAGCAAGGGCCATTTCCAGATGTCGCGCGTGGTCTCGTTCGAGCCCGCGATGTCGCTGGTGGGCGTCAATGCCGACTCGCGCTATCTCGTGCCCCCCTCGCAGTTGCTGAGCGTGGCCATGGGGCTGGCGCATCAGTTGGTGGTGATCGACAAGCGTTCTTCGTTTGCCGGCAACGCGGCCGTAGCGGCTGCGCTCGCCGCCTACGAGCCGGGCGCGGTCGAGTCGGCCGCGGGCCTGCCCCAGGGCCTGCTCGGGCGTCTGGCCGCCGAGTTGTGGCGGCAGCGCGGCAAGAGCATCATCGTCGGCGGCGGAATCGCCGGTGGCACCGCCAACCAGCAGGATCTGGACGTGGCTGCGGCCTTCCTGAATTCCGTTCTGGGCAACGAAGGCGCCACGATTGATGGCACCCGCAGTCCCAGCCTGCAGGCGCAGGGCAGCAACGCCGCCATGCTGGCGCTGGTGGACGACATGAACGCCGGCAAGGTGGACACCCTGCTGGTGTGCGGCTCCAATCCTGCCTATACTCTGCCGGAAGCGGCGGGCTTCCTCGACGCCCTGGCGAAGGTGCCGCATGTGGTGGTCATCGCCGACCGGCTCGACGAGACCGCGCAGCTCGGCGATCTCGTGCTGCCGCTGTTGCACGGCATGGAGAGCTGGGGTGACGCCGAGCCGCAGGTTGGCCTGCTCAGCCTGCAGCAACCGACGATCAATCCTCTGCTCGACGGCCGCAGCCTGGAAGACGCCCTGATTGGCTTTGCCTATACCACGCCTGCGGGCCGCGCCAAGTTTACGGCGCCGCCGCCCCTGCCGGCGCCGATTCCACCGCCGGCGCCCGTCGCCGGGGGCGCGCCCACCGCCGCCGAAGGCACTGCGACCGCTGCCGGCGCCGCCGCCGCAGCTACTGCGGCGCCGAAAATGGCCGCGAAGCAGGCGCCTGCGGCTAAGGGTGCTGCGGCGCCCGCTGCGGCAGCAGCGCCGCCGCCTCCGCCGAAGACGGTGATCAGTTTCTATAAGTACCTGAAGCAGTACTGGCAGACGGCCGTCTACGCGAAGAGCAACCTGCCGGCCAGCTTCGACGATTTCTGGGTCGGCGCGCTGCGCGCCGGCGTGTTCGATCCCGATCCCGCCCGGTTGCAGCCCGGCCCGGCCCGCACCTTCAACCCTGCGGCGCTGGCTTTCGGCAAGCAGGCGGCGGCGCCAGGCGCTCCCGCGCTGGGCACGGATGAGCTCGAGCTGGCGCTTTCGGTCAACTGCATGATGGGGGATGGCTGGTGGGCCAACAACGCGCACCTGCAGGAGATCCCGGAGATCGTCAGCAAGAACTGCTGGGACAACTTCTTTACCGTCTCGCCGGCCACGGCCAAGCGCCTGGGCCTGGAACCCAACGACAAGCGGCAATACGTCATTGCCGAAGTCGATGTTGATGGCCACAAGCTGCAGGCGCCGGTTTTTGTGCAAGTGGGCGTGCACCCGAAGGTCACGACCATTGCCCTGGGCTATGGCCGCGCTTCCTGCGGCGAAATCGGCACCGACATCGGCCACAACGCCTACACCGTCGCGCAGATCGCCAAAAACAATGCCGGCTTGATCTATGCCGGCGCGCGGGTGAAGTTCCGCAAGGTCACCGGCCCCAGTTATCTGATCGCCAGCCCGCAGGACAATAACTACATCAATTTCACCGAAGACAAACAGACGCCGGAGGGCGAAGGCCGCGGCCCGATGATCGTCCGCGAAGCCACGCTGGTGCAGTTGCAAGCCAACCCGCGCGCCGGCAACCCGGAGCAGGAGAAGGCGCTGAGTCTGTGGGATAACGGCGGGCCCAGCGAGCACACGTTCCCCGACTATCACTGGGGCATGACCATCGACATGAACGCCTGCATCGGCTGCAGCGCCTGCATCGCCGCCTGCTACAACGAGAACAACGTGCCCGTGGTGGGCAAGGATCAGGTCTGGCGCGGCCGCGACATGGCCTGGCTGCGGATTGACCGCTACCTCAGCGGGGATTTCGAAAATCCCGATGTCACCCGCCAGCCCATGATGTGCCAGCAGTGCGAGAACGCCGGCTGCGAAAGCGTCTGCCCGGTCATCGCCACCATCACCGACGCCGAAGGCATCAACGTGCAGGTTTATAACCGCTGCGTCGGCACCCGGTTCTGCTCCAACAACTGCATCTACAAGGTGCGCAAGTTCAACTTCTTCAACTACGGCAAGGTACGCGCCTCTCCGCTGGAGCTGGCGCTCAACCCCATGGTCACCGTCCGCAGCAAGGGCGTCATGGAGAAGTGCAACTACTGCGTGCAGCGCATTCACGAGGGCCATTACCGCGCCAAAGAGCGGGGCGTGCCGGTGCGTGACGGCGACATTCAGACGGCTTGCCAGCAGACCTGCCCCAGCCAGGCGATCTACTTCGGCAACATGAACGATCCGCATTCCAAGATGATGCAAGCCCGCAATGAGCGCGGCTACAAGGTCCTGGAGGACATGAACTACAAACCCTCTACGGTCTACCTGACGAAAATCCGCAATCTCGGCGCCGAACCCGCCCTGGCGCAGTTACAGCCGGGCGGGGAATCGGCCGCCGAAAAGGATAGCCAGGCATGA
- a CDS encoding HNH endonuclease, giving the protein MSAAVATPLQSAPLLRPVLVLNASYEPINVCAARRALVLVLKGAARTEEVHSSYFHSSRTRYPVPSVIRLLDYRRIPHRSRALSRKNILLRDRNTCQYCGAACAAPALTLDHVLPRSRGGKSTWENLVACCHSCNHRKGDSLPLEAGMKLLREPQPFSLHTSRHLIRMMGRSDEQWRKYLFF; this is encoded by the coding sequence ATGAGTGCAGCAGTCGCAACTCCGCTGCAGTCGGCGCCGCTGCTGCGGCCCGTGCTGGTGCTGAACGCCAGCTATGAACCCATCAACGTGTGCGCGGCGCGGCGCGCGCTGGTGCTGGTGCTCAAAGGCGCGGCGCGGACCGAGGAGGTGCACAGCAGCTACTTTCACAGCAGCCGCACGCGCTATCCGGTGCCATCGGTGATCCGGCTGCTGGATTACCGGCGCATTCCACACCGCTCGCGGGCCCTGTCGCGCAAGAACATTCTGCTGCGCGACCGCAATACCTGCCAGTACTGCGGCGCCGCGTGCGCCGCGCCGGCGCTGACGCTCGACCACGTCCTCCCACGCTCGCGCGGCGGCAAAAGCACCTGGGAAAACCTCGTGGCCTGCTGCCACAGTTGCAATCACCGCAAAGGCGACAGCCTGCCCCTCGAAGCCGGCATGAAACTGCTGCGCGAGCCGCAGCCGTTCAGCCTGCACACCAGCCGGCACCTGATCCGGATGATGGGCCGGAGCGACGAACAGTGGCGGAAGTACCTGTTTTTCTGA
- a CDS encoding hydrogenase yields MSDTIELVPHVDNPTAWVDGVPLYRADLTISQVNRDLTAAIFRKPNKFWLLGMAIAHLCLFVGIYVVWVQLHVGMGVLGLKRPGMWGTYIVDFVFWVGIAHAGTLISAILYLFRQRWRTAINRSAEAMTIFAVMCAGLFPLLHIGRTLIAYWLIPYPNPRHLWVNFRSPLVWDVFAVSTYTIISILFWYQGMIPDLATVRDMHPNQWGRKFYGVIAQRWKGTAKDWHHYESAYGMFAAIATPLVLSVHSVVSSDFAVSSIPGWHDTIFPPYFVAGAIFSGFAMVITVLTVVRKAFNLEDYITMDHMELMAKIIVATSMIVSYGYIVEVFMAWYGQVPQENHIYIWIRFFGPYAWAGWTIVFCNCIAPLIFWFRKARRSLLLLFVVSIIINIGMWFERYVIIITSLSQDFLPSNWRYFAPTWMDIGTFVGSLGLFFINFMMFARVVPVISIAEVKGVLQNQVGEPRAPKPLTGGKNAEVRA; encoded by the coding sequence ATGAGCGACACCATCGAGCTCGTACCGCACGTCGATAACCCGACGGCCTGGGTGGACGGGGTCCCGCTGTACCGCGCCGACCTCACCATCTCCCAGGTCAACCGGGATCTGACGGCGGCCATCTTCCGCAAGCCCAACAAGTTCTGGCTGCTGGGCATGGCGATTGCCCATCTCTGCCTGTTCGTGGGCATTTACGTGGTCTGGGTGCAGTTGCACGTCGGCATGGGCGTGCTCGGTCTGAAGCGGCCGGGCATGTGGGGCACCTACATCGTCGACTTCGTTTTCTGGGTTGGTATTGCCCACGCCGGCACGCTGATCTCCGCCATTCTGTATCTGTTCCGGCAGCGCTGGCGCACGGCCATCAACCGCTCCGCCGAAGCGATGACGATTTTTGCAGTCATGTGCGCCGGCCTGTTCCCGCTGCTGCATATTGGCCGCACGCTGATCGCCTACTGGCTGATACCGTACCCCAACCCGCGCCACTTGTGGGTGAACTTCCGCTCGCCGCTCGTCTGGGACGTGTTCGCGGTCTCGACCTACACCATCATCTCGATTCTGTTCTGGTATCAGGGCATGATCCCCGATCTGGCGACGGTGCGCGACATGCACCCCAACCAGTGGGGCCGCAAGTTCTACGGCGTCATTGCCCAGCGCTGGAAGGGCACGGCGAAGGACTGGCATCATTACGAATCCGCCTACGGCATGTTCGCGGCTATCGCCACGCCGCTGGTGCTGTCGGTGCACAGCGTGGTCTCCAGCGATTTCGCGGTGAGCTCGATTCCGGGCTGGCACGACACCATCTTCCCGCCCTACTTTGTGGCCGGCGCCATCTTCAGCGGCTTCGCCATGGTGATCACGGTGCTCACCGTGGTGCGCAAGGCCTTCAACCTGGAAGACTACATCACCATGGATCACATGGAGCTGATGGCCAAGATCATCGTGGCCACCTCCATGATCGTTTCCTACGGCTACATCGTGGAAGTCTTCATGGCCTGGTACGGCCAAGTGCCGCAGGAAAACCACATTTACATCTGGATCCGCTTCTTTGGCCCCTATGCCTGGGCGGGCTGGACCATTGTGTTCTGCAACTGTATTGCGCCGCTGATCTTCTGGTTCCGCAAGGCCCGACGAAGTCTGCTGCTGCTGTTTGTGGTGAGCATCATCATCAACATTGGCATGTGGTTCGAGCGCTACGTCATCATCATCACCTCGCTGTCCCAGGACTTCCTGCCCAGCAACTGGCGCTACTTCGCGCCCACCTGGATGGACATCGGCACCTTCGTCGGCTCGCTGGGCCTGTTCTTCATCAACTTCATGATGTTCGCCCGGGTCGTGCCGGTGATCTCGATTGCCGAGGTCAAGGGTGTGCTCCAAAATCAAGTTGGCGAACCGCGCGCACCGAAACCGCTGACGGGAGGAAAAAATGCCGAAGTCCGGGCGTAA
- a CDS encoding RNA-binding protein, with amino-acid sequence MKSIFVGNLPFSATEDELRELFSPYGAVARVSIMMDRETGRSRGFAFIEMTNDEEAESAISGVNGSSLGGRSLNVNEARPRGERPAGGSGRGPSGPRSPRGGGGGTDDYRGHVRQPREPRW; translated from the coding sequence TTGAAAAGTATTTTTGTCGGCAATCTGCCGTTCAGTGCCACGGAAGATGAGCTGCGCGAGCTGTTCAGCCCTTATGGAGCCGTGGCACGCGTAAGTATCATGATGGACCGGGAAACCGGGCGCTCCCGCGGCTTTGCCTTTATTGAAATGACCAATGACGAAGAGGCTGAATCCGCCATCTCCGGCGTGAATGGCAGTTCGCTCGGCGGCCGCTCGCTCAACGTCAATGAAGCCCGCCCCCGCGGCGAGCGTCCTGCCGGCGGCTCCGGCCGCGGACCCAGCGGTCCGCGCTCCCCTCGCGGCGGAGGCGGCGGGACCGATGACTACCGCGGCCACGTGCGCCAGCCACGCGAGCCCCGCTGGTAA